In Rutidosis leptorrhynchoides isolate AG116_Rl617_1_P2 chromosome 2, CSIRO_AGI_Rlap_v1, whole genome shotgun sequence, one genomic interval encodes:
- the LOC139891139 gene encoding uncharacterized protein yields the protein MNNCELCSQSAQIYCQSDNASLCYDCDHNVHSANFLVAKHSRTLLCHKCQSPTPWSASGLNLGRAVTVCVNCDSPHRPMILANRRNDVVADNRVHDDTESSDNDDDADSDEDEDDDDDEDAENQVVPWSSVVSPRVTGSCSSSDEYCSSRSEIKRGRFDDYTDSEEDIDTVCSSKRSNSKRRTEIDDVTSLRSR from the exons ATGAATAATTGCGAGCTTTGCAGCCAATCAGCTCAAATCTACTGTCAGTCCGATAACGCAAGTCTCTGTTACGATTGCGATCACAACGTTCATTCCGCCAATTTCCTCGTCGCCAAACACTCCCGAACCCTACTCTGCCATAAATGTCAATCTCCGACTCCGTGGTCCGCTTCCGGCCTCAATCTCGGACGTGCCGTCACCGTTTGCGTTAACTGTGACTCACCTCACCGGCCGATGATACTCGCCAATCGAAGAAATGATGTCGTTGCGGATAATCGTGTTCATGATGATACTGAATccagtgataatgatgatgatgctgaTTCTGACGAGGATgaggacgatgatgatgatgaggatgcgGAGAATCAGGTTGTGCCGTGGTCGTCTGTGGTATCGCCACGTGTCACCGGTAGTTGTTCTAGTAGTGACGAATACTGCTCGAGTAGATCTGAAATCAAACGAGGTCGTTTTGACGATTATACCGATTCTGAG GAGGATATAGATACCGTATGTTCATCAAAGAGATCTAACAGTAAAAGGAGAACGGAGATTGATGACGTCACTTCATTAAGATCACGGTGA